Proteins encoded together in one Microcaecilia unicolor chromosome 3, aMicUni1.1, whole genome shotgun sequence window:
- the LOC115466300 gene encoding carbohydrate sulfotransferase 6-like, translating into MNPSVRFSRVCLLVLVSALMILYWKKQHCTVFDQIPQGRTVKTRLLILSTWRAGSSFVGQLFNQNPDVFYLMEPIWHVWKLLSTKPPYLLQPAARNLLRSIFLCDMEALTSYVYKDEFISDLFMWQESRALCTPPACNAFQRCDIIDRLLCINDCMQVPFRKIEEACRTYSHIVVKAVRLLDLKVLYPLLRDQSLNLTIIHLVRDPRAIFSSRQYARLNYSNAMLSRSKNSESNVNIVMQKVCDAQVRIYNAARASPPPFPRNHYHLVRFEDLAKNPLDYFKMWYQAFGLTMSSRLESWVHNITSVDEKPIHYGSKDGTLMPISKFSKRTTQYWRENLSFQKVQEVQHLCRENMKVFGYHPVQSEDELKDSLLQLVVPQKSFQEEH; encoded by the coding sequence ATGAATCCGAGTGTCCGCTTCTCCCGAGTGTGCCTCCTGGTTCTGGTATCTGCTCTGATGATACTGTATTGGAAAAAGCAGCACTGCACCGTGTTTGATCAGATTCCCCAGGGAAGAACCGTGAAAACTCGGCTCCTTATCCTCTCCACATGGCGAGCTGGATCTTCTTTTGTGGGTCAACTTTTCAACCAGAACCCAGACGTCTTCTACTTGATGGAGCCAATCTGGCATGTGTGGAAATTGTTAAGCACGAAACCTCCATACCTTCTGCAACCAGCTGCAAGGAATCTGCTCAGGTCCATCTTTCTTTGTGACATGGAAGCACTGACATCTTATGTGTACAAGGATGAATTCATCTCTGACCTCTTCATGTGGCAGGAGAGCAGGGCTCTCTGCACTCCGCCGGCATGCAATGCCTTCCAGCGCTGTGACATCATTGACAGACTGTTATGTATAAATGATTGTATGCAAGTCCCTTTCCGAAAGATAGAAGAGGCATGTAGAACCTACAGCCATATAGTGGTGAAGGCCGTGAGGCTCCTGGACCTTAAGGTGCTATACCCACTtctcagggatcagtccttgaaCTTGACAATCATTCATCTGGTGAGGGATCCAAGAGCCATCTTCTCCTCTCGCCAGTATGCAAGACTGAATTATAGCAACGCAATGTTAAGCAGGAGCAAGAATTCAGAGTCCAATGTCAACATAGTGATGCAGAAAGTTTGTGATGCCCAGGTGAGGATTTACAATGCTGCTAGGGCGAGTCCTCCCCCATTCCCTAGGAACCACTACCACCTGGTTCGCTTTGAAGATCTGGCAAAGAACCCACTGGATTACTTCAAAATGTGGTACCAGGCGTTTGGCCTCACCATGTCCTCCAGGCTGGAATCTTGGGTTCATAACATCACTTCCGTCGATGAGAAACCCATCCACTATGGTTCAAAGGATGGAACCTTAATGCCCATCAGCAAGTTTTCCAAAAGGACCACCCAGTACTGGAGGGAGAACCTGAGCTTCCAGAAGGTGCAGGAAGTTCAGCATCTTTGCAGGGAGAACATGAAGGTGTTTGGTTATCACCCTGTCCAGTCCGAAGATGAGCTAAAGGACAGTTTGCTACAGTTGGTGGTACCACAAAAGAGCTTTCAGGAAGAGCATTAG